GTTCTACAATAAATACTAAATTAAACGGAAGTGGGAATGGTGACTTTTATTTTCCAGATATTGGAGCGAGTACAAGTGCAACCCTAGCGACTACAGATGATTTAAAAGATGCTACTAATTCGATAAAAGGATTGGTCAGATTAAATGGTGATTTAGGTGGGACAGCTGATGGACCAACAGTTCCGGCATTATCAGGAAAACAAACTACATTAGTATCAGGTACTAATATTAAAACCATTAATGGAACCTCATTATTAGGCTCTGGAAATTTATCAGTGGGAAGTTCTCTCAAATCATTTTCAATATTTGATGATAATTTTGAAGACGGAACGGCATCACTAACATTAAGCACTGGCTGGTCTGTTGGTAATGATGGAATCGCGATTTCTACTGGTGGAGGTTGGGGAAATTCGGCTTTATTAAATAAATATACTACTATTGATCGAGTATCATCACGAGCATTAGTTCAAATAATAAACACCGCATCTATTTTTTCTTTAATTAGAAAACCAACAACTTTAAATCAATTTGGTACAGTCGCTCAAGTAGATTGTTCAACATCAATGCTAAAAATATATACATCATGGGATGGTTCCTCAACTATTCCTACTGTTGCAAAAAGTATTAGTATTCCTTTTTCAATTATAGCTAACCGAAAGTATTTGTTAGAATTGAAGAAAAACAAGGCCTTCACAACATTTACATTTACTGACACAACTAACCTAAACAATACTATTTCCTTGATGTATAATCAAGAAACTGAAATAATTTCAGGTATTGGTCGGCAATGGGGGGCTCCGGGAGTAATGTTTAATTCAGGAAGTATTAAACTTAAAAGGTTTACTTATGCAACTGAATTTCCAAACGCTCCGAAAGTTCTTGTAACTGGTCACTCATTTGTTGAAGGTTATGCACTGTATGCTGAAGGTGATTCAAGTAAGACATACTCAAATTTGCTTCTTGATTCATTAAATGGCGATGTTGCCATCGCCGGCAGAGGCGGTGAAGATATATCAACAATTAATACTAGAAACGATATTGATTTCTTCTCACCAACATATCATTTAGTTGACATAGGTTCTAACGATACTGTATATGCGACATGGTTAGCTGGAATTCAAACATATATTAGCAAAATACAAGCATCCGGAGCGATTCCTGTATTAGCTACAATAGCTCCAAGATCAGATCGCCAAACATTCATTAATCAAGCTAACGATTGGATTAGGTTAGGTACTTATAACTATGTAGATTTTGCAAAAGCATTAACGGTTAATAACGATGGTCTTACACAGGATGCTTCTTTGTTTTGGACTGATTATGTGCATCCAAATATTGCAGGAAATGCAAGAATGTTTCAACAATTAAAAATTGATGCACCTTATTTGTGGGATGGCAATACAAAGCCTCAAGCAGCGGTTGTTAATTTAGATATTTCAGAGGTTAGTAAAACTGCTAGCTTTACAGTTTCCTTAACTGATTCGACTAAGTTATATGTAATTAACTCCTCTAGTACAGTTGTTGTTACTTTTCCAACTGGAATGACATCGGGTAAATGGTGGGAATTTATAAGTATTGGTACTGGTACAGTTTCATTTGTTGCAGGATCAAGCGCAACATTGATTTCGCCAGATAATAGGTTAAAATTACGAGCACAATATTCACAAGCCAGAATTGTCGCTAGAGTATCAAATCAAGGGGCTTTGGGGGGAGATATAGTATTATGATGGGATATTATTCAATTTACCCAAATGTTATAGATTACTTATCTACAACTTATGCAAATCCAGTTGGTATTGCTTATGATGTGACTGGAAATAGAATCGCTATTGTTGAGTTTAAAACAAAAGTTAGTTTTATAGATGCCACAACATTTAAAGTGTTAAATACCATACTTGCTTCCAGTTTAGATCTTTTTATTGCTTCTATAGGTTTTGATTCTGTTAATAATAGATTTTTTGTTGGTTCAGATAATGTTAATGGAAAAGTGCATATAATATCAGGTATTGATTATTCAGTAACTTTAAATGCTATCTATGTACCAACAGAGTCAATTTATAGAGATTTTCGTTTTGATTACTCGACTGACAGAATGTTTATATCTTGTTATGGAGCTGCAAGTCAACCTATTTCTAAAATCTCAGTACATAAAATATCTGATCTAACTTTAATAACATCTTTTGATGCAGATAAAGCATCCGGAATTGAAATTGATACAACAGCTCGAAAGTTTTATGTCGCAGGACATACCAGTGCAAATATCAAGGTTTACGATCTTGATACTTATTCTTTATTGAATACAATTACAGGTAGTGGAGATTTTGCTTTATCATTAGTGTATGGAATAACTCAAGATCCTTCCAATTCTGATTATATGATTATTCAAGATTACAATCTAAACAAATTATGTCTACTACAAAAATCAACAAACACAATTATAAAGCAGATAAAAGGATTTACAAGCGCTAGGCTTTCAGTTTTTATCAATGACAAAATTTATGTTACTCTAGGCAACACAACCAACAGAGTGGCAGTAATAAAAAAATTCTATTAAAAATATTGAACATAAAAAAGGTGCTCAAATTGAGCACCTTTTTTATATAGATCTGGCAAAATAACAAAGCAATTGAAGCTTTTTATCGTTTTGATTATCAATAGAGTTTACTAGAATGCTTAAACACTTAACTTTTAACCAAATTTAAAAGTCCTTTTTCTGGTTCCTTTTTACATTCGCTTTAGTAATAAATTAGGCATAAATGAACAATTTGAATGTAACAAAATTCTAAAAAAACTTACTTACATAACAAATTAAAACAGCAATTTTCTGTCAATATTCTTGTTTTCCGCAAGGATAATGATAGTTTTGTGCTAGAATTAAAATCCCAAATTTAACCTACAAACCTTATGAGAAAAACCATTTCTTATTTTTTCTCTTTTGTATTATTCGCAGGAATCCTTGTTGGATGCAGCGACGATTCAAAAGACGAAAATTACAAAGCTGAGTATTTGTCGAGTATCGACGCAACCAATTTACCTGCAGGTAATAAACCTATGACCATGTTTGAGGACGCTGAAAATTCCTCTAAAATGTATGACAACAAAGACCGTTGGTTTCGGGTAAATCAGCCGATGCAAGTCATCCAAAAAGGAAAAGATTCTGTACAAATTTCCCTTTATTCCCCAGTTGGACTTACAGATGTAAAAGTCTACGCAAAATTACCCAACTACGACAAACGATTTGTAATCTTCGAATTTTCTAAAGTTCCGGCTTTTCACCGTTCTTTTCACCAAATTCCTTTAGTAGAAGGAAAACACGATTACAAACTAGAAGATGGGAAAACCGTAACAATCGACAAAATCGGTGGATTCTCATCTGGAGCAATCCAGTTTTCTGTAGAATCAAGTGATCCTTTATTCGAAAAATTCAAAAAGATAAAATCGAATCGATTAGTACAATTCAGCACGCAGTATCACCTTAATAATCCTGCTGATGATCCTAATAAATTTTTACCAATGAATCCTGTTTTGGCCAAAGAAGCCATTACAATGATTATCAATTATTCATACGCAATAAGTCATCCTTTGTATTATGATACATTCATCAATTTTGACCGATACAAAAGAGAACAAGCGGCTGCAGCGGGAACTGAAACCGTTAATGGCGCGCTCAACTGGCACGGAAATGCTGAAGATGTAGATGGCGTTTATGATTACCTGACCAAAGCTCAAATTGAAACTGCTTATAATACGTACATCGATAACCGTACTTTGAATATGGCAATGGTCGGAGGAGGTTCAGCCTGGGGCGGTGGCGCATTAGCTTCGCAATGGGAATCTGGCTATGTGACCGGACACTGGTTAGGCGAAATGTCAGTTTGGTCACACGAATATTCTCATCACAGCGGTTACAGCCATAGTAGTAATTTGGCCAATAGTGGTCAAGGTGGCGGTCAGCAGGAAATGCTAACCGATTTTTATAAATACCTGATTTCTTTAGATGATCTTCCATTTACAGATCCTGATATCTTAAAAGGATATACGAAAACAAAATATCTAACAGGAACTTACAAAAAACCAGTCTTTAAAATTAATCCTAAAAATCCGTTTTTAGTAAAATATAAAGGAGAAGGAAAATGGAAATAACCACTAAAACTATCATGAACAAAATACCTTTTTTTATAGCATTACTTTGCCTTTTTACCAATTGCAGCAAAGATGACAATCAAGATAATACTTCACCAACAACCAGTTATTATTACCCAACTGAAGAGACTTCGATTAGCGCTGCCCAAATTGGGGACGGAAAAGGAACCTTAGATCCACAAGGGATAACAATTGCCAACAATAAATTGTACGTTTGTAATGGAGACGTTTTTGAAATTTTTGACGCTCTGACCTTAAAACATCTAAAAACAATTTCGGCGTATACAAAAGGAACAACTACAATTCCGTTTACCAAACTTTCTTCCGTTAGCGTTGATAATGGCCGTATTTATATTGGAAGTATTGATTCAAGACTTTTTGTGATGGACGAAGCGACAACTGCAGGAATTAACACCGTTGGAAATGGTCAATGGTGGAATACTTTTGTACACGTGTTTGGCGTTATCGTAAAAGACGGATTAGTATTTGTGAAAGAAAAAAATACAACTATTAAAGTTTTCGAAACGACACAAATCACTGAAACCAGCAATTGGGATCTAAAACCAATCGCGCTTTTAAATACTTTAAACGGTTATGACCAGGTTTATTCTTTGGATGTTGAAAGCGGAAATTTAGTAGTAGCCGGAAGAGATGCCAAAAGCTACTTGTATTACAAAATTGCGGCTATTAAAGCTAATGCTGCAGCTTCGTTGAAAGAACCTTTAAAACCAACAAATACAGCTTTTGATGCTAAACCTATTGCGATCAATTTTAGTAAAGATTGGGCAATTACATCCGAAAATATTGGAAGTGTAAACTATTTACGTCTTTATCCTAAAGCTGAATTTTTAGACAAAAAATACACTGCAAGAGTGAATGCTTCTGACATTATGGGACAAAATCCTTTTGGAACAATTGTTAGTACAGCGCAACTTAACGATCGTCTTTTCTTGTCTGATAATACAAATAAAAAAATACGAATTATTAAACTTAATCAGTCTACAATTACAGAACACAAATAGGCTTAATTTTATAAGTATCAATACTCAAAAGGGAATAGTTTCAGAACTATTCCCTTTTTGTTTTAACTCAATTTAGGAAACGTTTCTGGTCAATACAAAACCTGTGGAGAAACATAAAATATTTTGTATTGAATAATCATTTTAAACGCAAAGTTCGCAAAGCTAGATCAACACAAAGCTTTGCGAACTTTGTGTTTTTATAAAATCCGATATGCATAAAAAAATTTGCGAACTTTGTGGTTAAATTCATCCTTAATTTTTATAGCTCCACGGGTTTTTCTATTGTACCAACATTTCTTTATAAACTTTGATTATTTTAAATGCCGAATTAAAAATAAATGGTAACTTTTCATGCTTTTTGTAGTCAAATATCTAAAAACCAATGACAACAGATATCATAGAATTAAATGACTTTATTGTTTTAATCGAACAATCGAATACTTCTAAAACTTTTGTTCAGAAGTGTGCAATTGATGGCGACGCCGTTGGATTTGCTTTTTACGGATCTGGAAATGTCGAATTAGAAATCAAACATAACAATCAAACCAAGTATTTGACGAATACAACAGGTTTGGCAATTTGTTTTTTCGGAAATCAAAAAGTAGAATTCTCACACAAGATCGAACCTGATAAACCGCTGCAATCGATCAGTATTTTTACCAAACCCAAAAAACTGCATTCTTTGCCTCAGGCAGAAAAAGAAATTTTTGAAAAACATCTTCCTGAATTACTAAATCCGAAAGAGCATTTTGTAAAAGGTCCTTCATTTTATATGACGCTGGATATGCAATTAGCAGTTCAGAAAATCTTTAATACCACTTATACCGGCAATACGCGATTATTGTTTTTGAAAAGTCAGATCAATGAATTATTAGCACATTTTTATGCACTTTTGACCACAGGAACCAAAATTGATTTTTCGGAAACAGATAAAAACAAGCTTTATAAAGCCAAAGAAATTGTAACCAATAGCTATTCGAAACCACCTTCGATTACGCAATTATCTCAAATGGTAGGTTTAAATAGTAACAAACTCAAAAAGAACTTTAAAGAACTATTTGGCATTCCGGTTTTTAAATATGTTCAGGAAGAACGACTTCACAAAGCTTATGAATTACTCCGCGAAAGCGAAAGAACTGTGCAAGAATCAGCTTGGGAAGTTGGTTACGAAAGTTTAAGTTCATTTTCGAATGCATTTCATAAGAAATTTGGGATGCGTCCAAATGAAGTTAAGCAACAATTCCTTTCAAACAAATTATAATTCTTTTCAAACAAATGATTTGTTTATAATGGGGGCAACTTTGTGTCAATAATCAATTAAAAAACTATTGACATGAACAAACAGAAAATTTTAGTCTTGGGTTCCAATGGGAAAACTGGACGCAGAGTAGCCGAAAGATTAGAACAAGTTGCCAATATCGAAATTCGTTTAGGTTCCCGAAATGAGAAAATTCCTTTTGATTGGGAAAAACCAGAAACTTGGGAAGCCGTTCTTCAGGATATTGATTCAGTTTATATTACTTTTCAGCCTGATTTGGCAATTCCAACAGCCGAAGATTCAATTGAGAATTTTACACGTCTTGCCACAAAATTAGGCGTTCAGAAAATCGTTTTACTTTCTGGAAGAGGCGAAAAAGAAGCGCAAATTTGCGAAGAAATTGTAAAGCAAAATGCAAAAAAATGGACGATTGTTCAGGCAAGTTGGTTCAACCAAAATTTTAGCGAAAGCTTTTTCCTAGATCCAATTTTAGCGGGAATCGTAGCATTACCAAGAGCAGAAACATTAGAACCTTTCATAGATGCCGATGATATTGCTGAGGTAGTTACAGCAGCACTTTTAGACGATAAACACAACGGTCAGACTTATGAATTAACCGGTCCGAGATTATTAACTTTTAAAGAAGTCGTTAATGAAATTGCTGAGGTTAGCGGTCGAAACATCACTTTTCAGCCTTTAGCTTTAGACGAATACACACAAATGCTGAAAGAATATCAAGTTCCCGAAGATCATATTTGGTTAATAAATTATCTTTTCGAACAAGTACTAGACGGACGAAATTCAAGCATAACTTCTGACATCGAAAAAGTCTTGGGCAGGAAAGCAAAAGATTTTTCCGCTTACGCGAAAGAAACAGCCCAAACCGGAATCTGGAATTCTTGAAGTTAATTGTATTTACACAATATTGTCATTTCGACGGAGGAGAAATCTCCGCAAGTAACTCGACAAAGATTGGATTTACAAACAATGATTATCATTTGAATCGCCGTTTCAACGGATTAAAATCCGTTGCTACAATATAAATCATTCCTCCGGAATTTTACATAGAGTTCCGGAGAAACGAGACATATTGTAGGGATGGATTTTAATCCATCATACAGTTTTACCATCTAACGAAAGTTTCAACAAAATCCTGCGTAAATCAGTTCAATCAGCATCATCCATGTGCCATTAAAAAGCAACTACAATAAAAAAAGCTTGTCGATAACCGACAAGCTTTTACATTATTCACCTAATAATAAACATTCAAAACTATACTAGTTTTAGAACCATCAATTATCTTCTCCAATCTTTTAAAGAATTTTTCACTTACCATTGGACATCCTTTGCTATTCGAAATATAATAATCCTGCTCTTCTTCCGGAACTGCTGAGTACGGATGTAAAACGATTGCCCGCATCATTGCATTGCTATTCGTTTCTTCCAAACCAAGCAATTTATACGATTTGCCAAACATTCCTTTATATGATTTTCCGATAACATATTTGCCTAGCGAAGTACTTTTTGAATTGGGTTCGTTACTAAATTTTAAATCTCCCCTAACATTAGTTTCAGAACCGGAACCGTTGGCGACAAGTCCCTGATCCAGGATTTTATCATTTTCTAAGTCATAAACAAAAAACCTGTTTTTGCCGGACTTAATTTTCATATCAACAAAAAAAGCAATTTTAGTATTGTAATTACTTTTAGCGTGAATCATTGCTTTTACTTCGGCTACACGACTATTAAACCTTTCTGGTTCAATATCTGTAGACAAACTATTTGTTTTATATTCTTTTATTCCTCCAGAAAAAGTTATTGCAAAAAATAAGATCAGGCTAAATGTTTTCATAAAAATACAGTTTAAAAAATTCCGAACAATTTTGATGTTTATGAAACAACTTGAATGGTTTTACAAAACAGGATATCAACTATTGTTTAGATTTTAATTTCAGTCTGCAAATTTACATCGTCATTAAAACTCAAGAAGACCTTAAACGACTATATAACAACACAATAAGACTTTTCAAAATAAATAAAACGTTCAAAACCAGTCTCTTTATTCCATAAAAAAACCCTGTAAAACAACTATTTTACAGGGTTTAACATATCCGAATTGATAATAAAAAATGCTATTCTTTAATATCGTGATCTTTTGATTTTACCAACTGATTTACTCTCCAAATCAAAAATACTGTCAAAAGTGTAATTACCGCAATTACATATCCTAGTATATCATAGTTTTCCAATGGAGAAGTTTTAGTTTTTTGATGTATAATAAATCCGGCACAAACAGCGGCGATTCCACCGGCAATTTGCTGTAAAGACGAAGATATTGACATATAAGCGCCACGATCTTCCAATCCCGGAATTGCTGTATTAAGCGTTGTTGCAGGAATCATACGACTCATGATTCCCATAAATAAGATCATATTGATTACTACAATTTCCCATAGTGGAATTGGCGTTAAGTTCGTATAAATCAAAATCATAATGATCGAAAGTATAGAACCTGCTGCAAACAATTTAAACTTGCTTACTTTATCACTTAATTTTCCAACCAAAGGCATTATAAATAGTACCGAAAGTCCGGTGAAGAAAAATACCATTGGTAATTCGAGTTGGCTAATATGAATATTATTCACTAGAAATGCGCTTCCGAAAGGCTGTAACATAAAACCTCCCACAGAAAGAAATGCAATCGATGCAAAACCAACCTGATAACGTTTATTGCTCAAAGTATGCCAAAGATGCAAAAACGGACTCTTGTCTGATTGCACTTCTAAATGCTTTGTGATTGGCTCCATTTGTGTGATAATTGCAATAAGAATCAAGGCTCCTAAAACGGCAATCATAATAAATGCTGAATGCCATCCCCAATTATTAGCAAAATATAAACCAACCGGAATTCCTAAAATCTGACTTGTAGCAAAAGCCATTTGTATGAATCCCATAACGCGTCCTCTTTGGTGAATAACGAAT
This genomic window from Flavobacterium sp. 9 contains:
- a CDS encoding AraC family transcriptional regulator, with product MTTDIIELNDFIVLIEQSNTSKTFVQKCAIDGDAVGFAFYGSGNVELEIKHNNQTKYLTNTTGLAICFFGNQKVEFSHKIEPDKPLQSISIFTKPKKLHSLPQAEKEIFEKHLPELLNPKEHFVKGPSFYMTLDMQLAVQKIFNTTYTGNTRLLFLKSQINELLAHFYALLTTGTKIDFSETDKNKLYKAKEIVTNSYSKPPSITQLSQMVGLNSNKLKKNFKELFGIPVFKYVQEERLHKAYELLRESERTVQESAWEVGYESLSSFSNAFHKKFGMRPNEVKQQFLSNKL
- a CDS encoding MFS transporter, which codes for MVISPLGDILMKTLNMTTANFGFAVSAYAFSAGISGLMAAGFADKFDRKKLLIFFYTGFIIGTVFCALSTSYMTLLAARIVTGLFGGVIGSVSLAIVTDLFVIHQRGRVMGFIQMAFATSQILGIPVGLYFANNWGWHSAFIMIAVLGALILIAIITQMEPITKHLEVQSDKSPFLHLWHTLSNKRYQVGFASIAFLSVGGFMLQPFGSAFLVNNIHISQLELPMVFFFTGLSVLFIMPLVGKLSDKVSKFKLFAAGSILSIIMILIYTNLTPIPLWEIVVINMILFMGIMSRMIPATTLNTAIPGLEDRGAYMSISSSLQQIAGGIAAVCAGFIIHQKTKTSPLENYDILGYVIAVITLLTVFLIWRVNQLVKSKDHDIKE
- a CDS encoding NmrA family transcriptional regulator; this encodes MNKQKILVLGSNGKTGRRVAERLEQVANIEIRLGSRNEKIPFDWEKPETWEAVLQDIDSVYITFQPDLAIPTAEDSIENFTRLATKLGVQKIVLLSGRGEKEAQICEEIVKQNAKKWTIVQASWFNQNFSESFFLDPILAGIVALPRAETLEPFIDADDIAEVVTAALLDDKHNGQTYELTGPRLLTFKEVVNEIAEVSGRNITFQPLALDEYTQMLKEYQVPEDHIWLINYLFEQVLDGRNSSITSDIEKVLGRKAKDFSAYAKETAQTGIWNS
- a CDS encoding SGNH/GDSL hydrolase family protein translates to MTKKKYGIRTVNGNEPDPETGNINVSVGGSQDLQSVLDTGHNATNAFMTIGDKNALYSLIASTNVSTLDVNFDRRSDLLTYGLAVTNNSENDYTNYYKDDVTHSTQDNLKSNKLVWKRLTDGNSEYKFPEKPSGSYILATKDEIPNPPTLQDVVNNNNNLSTQINFIAPGVTFPSFINSHLLEFNDSDGNQVLLNSKVLQFGSSTINTKLNGSGNGDFYFPDIGASTSATLATTDDLKDATNSIKGLVRLNGDLGGTADGPTVPALSGKQTTLVSGTNIKTINGTSLLGSGNLSVGSSLKSFSIFDDNFEDGTASLTLSTGWSVGNDGIAISTGGGWGNSALLNKYTTIDRVSSRALVQIINTASIFSLIRKPTTLNQFGTVAQVDCSTSMLKIYTSWDGSSTIPTVAKSISIPFSIIANRKYLLELKKNKAFTTFTFTDTTNLNNTISLMYNQETEIISGIGRQWGAPGVMFNSGSIKLKRFTYATEFPNAPKVLVTGHSFVEGYALYAEGDSSKTYSNLLLDSLNGDVAIAGRGGEDISTINTRNDIDFFSPTYHLVDIGSNDTVYATWLAGIQTYISKIQASGAIPVLATIAPRSDRQTFINQANDWIRLGTYNYVDFAKALTVNNDGLTQDASLFWTDYVHPNIAGNARMFQQLKIDAPYLWDGNTKPQAAVVNLDISEVSKTASFTVSLTDSTKLYVINSSSTVVVTFPTGMTSGKWWEFISIGTGTVSFVAGSSATLISPDNRLKLRAQYSQARIVARVSNQGALGGDIVL
- a CDS encoding murein L,D-transpeptidase catalytic domain-containing protein, translated to MKTFSLILFFAITFSGGIKEYKTNSLSTDIEPERFNSRVAEVKAMIHAKSNYNTKIAFFVDMKIKSGKNRFFVYDLENDKILDQGLVANGSGSETNVRGDLKFSNEPNSKSTSLGKYVIGKSYKGMFGKSYKLLGLEETNSNAMMRAIVLHPYSAVPEEEQDYYISNSKGCPMVSEKFFKRLEKIIDGSKTSIVLNVYY